Proteins from a genomic interval of Nitrospirota bacterium:
- the serS gene encoding serine--tRNA ligase, with protein sequence MLDIKFVRNNIDKLRDALLKRGLAEADFDGFLKLEAERRNISKETEELRNKRNTTSKKIGDLKKQGKDVEPLMSEMRALGDTLSSLEGRLDELEAKTRDFLLMTPNIPHESVPVGQDETGNVEIRRWGKIPEFSFEPKNHWDIGESLGILDFDRASKIAGARFALYKGPGASLERALINFMLDLHTREHGYTEVFPPILVNRESMTGTGQLPKFEYELFRVDGGNLYLIPTAEVPLTNIHREEILDEKALPIYYTAYTPCFRREAGSYGKDTRGLIRQHQFNKVELVKFARPENSYDELESLTKDAEEVLKRLGLPYRVVALCTGDLGFSAAKTYDIEVWLPGQGRYREISSCSNFEDYQARRANIRYRPEGKKGTEFVHTLNGSGLAIGRTLLAILENYQQEDGSVILPEALRPYMKMDKIVRS encoded by the coding sequence ATGCTCGATATTAAATTTGTAAGGAACAATATTGACAAGCTCAGGGATGCCCTTTTAAAGAGAGGGCTTGCGGAAGCTGACTTTGACGGTTTTCTCAAACTCGAGGCAGAAAGGCGAAATATATCGAAAGAAACTGAGGAACTGAGAAATAAGCGAAACACAACCTCTAAGAAAATTGGCGACCTGAAAAAACAGGGGAAGGATGTCGAGCCCCTGATGTCAGAGATGAGGGCGCTTGGAGATACACTTTCCAGTCTTGAGGGAAGACTCGATGAACTCGAAGCAAAGACCAGGGATTTTCTCCTGATGACCCCCAACATCCCTCATGAATCAGTCCCTGTCGGTCAAGATGAGACAGGCAATGTAGAGATACGGCGATGGGGTAAGATACCCGAGTTTTCCTTTGAACCTAAAAACCACTGGGACATCGGAGAGAGCCTTGGAATCCTGGACTTTGACAGGGCATCAAAGATAGCAGGTGCAAGGTTCGCCCTTTATAAAGGCCCTGGCGCAAGTCTCGAACGTGCTTTAATAAACTTCATGCTCGACCTCCACACAAGGGAGCACGGCTATACAGAAGTCTTTCCTCCAATCCTTGTAAACCGCGAAAGCATGACAGGGACAGGGCAGCTTCCAAAATTTGAATATGAGCTCTTCAGGGTTGACGGCGGAAATCTTTATTTGATTCCAACAGCAGAAGTTCCACTGACGAATATTCACAGGGAGGAGATCCTCGATGAAAAAGCACTGCCTATTTATTACACCGCATATACCCCATGCTTCAGGCGAGAGGCAGGCTCTTATGGGAAGGATACGAGAGGGCTTATAAGACAGCATCAATTTAACAAGGTTGAACTTGTAAAGTTTGCAAGGCCAGAAAACTCTTACGATGAGCTTGAGTCTCTCACAAAAGATGCTGAGGAGGTTCTGAAAAGGCTTGGGCTGCCTTACCGCGTTGTTGCTCTGTGCACAGGAGACCTCGGATTTTCAGCAGCAAAGACCTATGACATTGAGGTATGGCTTCCTGGACAGGGGCGTTATAGAGAAATTTCATCCTGTTCAAATTTCGAGGACTATCAGGCAAGGAGGGCAAACATACGATATCGCCCGGAAGGTAAAAAGGGCACAGAATTTGTCCATACACTGAATGGCTCTGGCCTTGCCATTGGAAGGACACTATTGGCCATCCTCGAGAACTACCAACAGGAAGACGGTTCTGTTATACTACCAGAGGCACTGAGACCTTATATGAAGATGGATAAGATAGTTAGGAGTTAA
- the uvrA gene encoding excinuclease ABC subunit UvrA yields the protein MSRDELIIEGAKQNNLKNINLCLPHNKVIAVTGVSGSGKSSLAFDTIFAEGHWRFIESLSTYARLFLEKLDRPDVEGIYNIRPAIALEQRNPVKGSRSTVGTATEIYDYLRLLYSKIARPHCPKCSRELRAWNPSAIVEELVKNYSGERALIIFDSEDTPEELSRRGFHRFRVNGEITEIPPDMHGPVEVILDRLIISDKPRLSDSIEIVWREGKGRIKVEVLGRGLFIFSAELRCFDCNTEITKPQPLLFSFNHPLGACPECKGFGNTLEYSEDLIVPDADRSIKDGAIEPWSKPSYRWWQRQLMKGAKVHGIDIVKPYKDLSEKAKKLIFQGTADFYGLRDFFKELEGRRYKLHVRVFLSRYRKAVTCKVCGGTRLRPEALAFRIGGLNIAELSKMAVTTLSDYFLKLHLTEYEKEISVEILRQINLKLDFLLRVGLGYLTIDRLSKSLSGGESQRINLANQLASKLTGTLYVLDEPTVGLHPRDVRRITEIMRELSDIGNTIIAVEHDRTVIDSSDWIVELGPGGGHMGGNVLFSGWKAEFLKTNTLTAKYLKGTEAIPLPKKRRKGSGRVLRINKASRNNLKNINVTIPLQTLTCITGVSGSGKSTLVEDTIYRALARAFKIAFESPGLFDSIEGVDYLKGVKIIDQSPVGRSPRSNPVTYIKAFDSIRKLFAEQPGAKDLGFGPGHFSFNTPGGRCETCKGAGFQRLEMYFFEDLYVKCEECGSRRYKQEVLNISYNGKNIHQILELTVDEALEFFSGIPALTNRLKIMASVGLGYLRLGQPATTLSGGEAQRLKICAELGVSNRWDYLYILDEPTVGLHPEDIKKLLKVLNDLVDAGNTVLVVEHNLDVIKCADWIIDLGPEGGDEGGRIVAEGTPEKVAEVKGSYTGRHLKEYLK from the coding sequence ATGTCCAGGGACGAACTTATTATAGAAGGGGCAAAACAGAATAACCTGAAGAATATAAACCTGTGCCTGCCCCATAACAAGGTTATTGCTGTTACCGGTGTTTCTGGCTCAGGGAAGTCTTCCCTTGCATTTGATACAATCTTCGCAGAAGGTCACTGGCGCTTTATAGAGTCCCTTTCGACCTATGCAAGGCTTTTCCTTGAAAAACTCGACAGGCCGGATGTCGAAGGTATCTACAATATAAGGCCTGCTATTGCCCTTGAGCAGCGAAATCCAGTAAAGGGCTCACGTTCTACTGTAGGAACAGCCACAGAAATCTATGATTATCTGAGGCTCCTTTATTCAAAGATAGCAAGACCACACTGCCCAAAGTGCAGCAGGGAGCTCAGGGCATGGAATCCATCGGCAATAGTTGAGGAACTTGTAAAAAACTATTCGGGAGAAAGGGCATTAATAATTTTTGACTCCGAAGATACACCTGAGGAGCTAAGCAGGAGAGGCTTTCACAGGTTCAGGGTAAATGGAGAAATTACTGAAATTCCTCCTGATATGCACGGCCCTGTGGAGGTAATTCTCGACAGACTCATTATCAGTGATAAACCCCGCCTTTCTGACTCCATTGAAATAGTCTGGAGGGAAGGGAAAGGAAGGATAAAAGTCGAGGTCCTCGGCAGAGGACTCTTTATTTTCTCAGCAGAACTCAGGTGCTTTGACTGTAATACAGAAATAACAAAGCCCCAGCCCCTGCTTTTTTCTTTTAACCACCCCCTCGGCGCATGCCCTGAGTGCAAGGGTTTTGGCAATACCCTCGAATATTCAGAAGACTTGATAGTCCCTGACGCTGACCGTTCTATTAAGGATGGGGCTATAGAGCCCTGGAGCAAGCCCTCTTACAGATGGTGGCAAAGGCAGCTCATGAAGGGGGCAAAGGTTCATGGTATTGATATAGTAAAACCTTATAAGGATTTGTCGGAGAAGGCAAAGAAACTGATTTTTCAAGGGACAGCAGATTTTTATGGATTGCGGGATTTTTTTAAAGAATTAGAGGGCAGACGTTATAAACTTCATGTAAGAGTATTCCTGAGCAGGTATAGAAAGGCAGTGACCTGTAAAGTTTGCGGCGGCACAAGGCTGAGACCAGAAGCCCTTGCATTCAGGATAGGTGGCCTTAACATTGCAGAGCTTTCAAAAATGGCTGTAACCACATTAAGTGATTACTTTTTAAAACTGCACCTTACAGAATACGAAAAAGAAATATCAGTGGAGATATTAAGGCAGATTAATCTCAAGCTGGACTTTCTCCTGAGGGTCGGACTTGGTTACCTCACTATTGACAGGCTTTCAAAAAGCCTTTCAGGAGGAGAATCCCAGAGGATTAACCTTGCAAACCAGCTTGCATCAAAACTGACAGGCACCCTCTATGTTTTAGACGAGCCGACTGTAGGGCTACATCCAAGAGATGTCAGAAGGATTACCGAGATAATGCGGGAGCTCTCGGACATTGGAAATACGATCATTGCTGTGGAGCATGACAGGACTGTTATTGATTCTTCGGACTGGATTGTAGAGCTTGGCCCGGGCGGAGGCCACATGGGCGGCAATGTCCTTTTTTCAGGCTGGAAAGCAGAATTTCTAAAAACTAATACATTGACTGCAAAATATCTCAAGGGGACTGAGGCCATACCACTGCCCAAAAAGAGAAGGAAGGGAAGCGGAAGGGTTCTTCGCATAAATAAGGCCAGCAGAAATAATTTAAAAAACATAAATGTGACAATACCGCTTCAAACCCTTACATGCATAACAGGGGTCTCTGGTTCTGGCAAAAGCACCCTTGTTGAGGACACAATTTACAGGGCCCTTGCCAGGGCATTCAAAATCGCTTTTGAAAGCCCCGGCTTATTTGATAGCATTGAGGGAGTTGATTACTTAAAGGGTGTGAAGATTATTGACCAGAGCCCTGTCGGCCGCAGCCCGAGGTCAAACCCGGTCACATATATCAAGGCATTTGATTCAATAAGAAAACTCTTTGCCGAGCAGCCAGGGGCAAAAGACCTCGGTTTCGGCCCGGGGCATTTTTCCTTTAATACGCCTGGTGGCCGCTGTGAGACATGTAAGGGAGCGGGCTTTCAGAGGCTCGAGATGTACTTCTTTGAAGACCTCTATGTGAAATGCGAGGAATGTGGAAGCAGGAGATACAAGCAGGAGGTCTTGAACATCAGTTATAACGGCAAAAATATTCATCAGATACTTGAGCTTACAGTTGACGAGGCACTTGAGTTCTTCTCGGGTATACCTGCGCTTACGAACAGACTGAAAATTATGGCATCAGTGGGCCTGGGTTACCTCAGGCTCGGGCAACCTGCCACAACACTATCCGGAGGAGAGGCCCAGAGACTTAAGATCTGCGCCGAGCTTGGAGTTTCAAACAGGTGGGATTACCTTTATATCCTTGATGAGCCAACAGTTGGCCTTCATCCAGAGGATATTAAAAAACTGCTGAAGGTCTTAAATGACCTTGTGGATGCCGGTAATACAGTCCTTGTGGTTGAACACAATTTAGATGTTATAAAGTGCGCTGACTGGATTATAGACCTCGGCCCTGAAGGCGGAGATGAAGGAGGAAGGATAGTTGCAGAGGGGACACCGGAGAAAGTAGCAGAGGTCAAAGGGTCATACACAGGGAGGCATCTGAAGGAATACCTAAAATAG
- a CDS encoding radical SAM protein, with protein MGYFCLKKDCFLKLLESPCLYDVTTDELYELDLDSLEFLKKCSEGKALHPGGNKEIVDFCLAEGLISIEERPGIVDSPVQQSPVPSLRYLELQITNRCNLRCGHCYLGKPGEIDLGLKEIKNILEELEAMQGLRLLLSGGEPLLHPEFWKINDLLPEFALRSVLLTNGTLLNTKTVRRLNVHEIQVSLDGLEDGHDFLRGKGTFKKALHGITNAKEAGINVSVATMVHVGNLDEFDGLESLLKNFGIRDWTVDVPCILGNLKDNPGLIVPAEASSVYLNYGFGKTLHNCDTENYACGAHLMAVMADGTAAKCAFFADAPAAGNIKDGLRACWQNIKKFDLDELRCDCDMIDECRGGCRYRAFLYGDILGKDLVKCYAYGIIKEKPDMKPWLSCGKGVKV; from the coding sequence ATGGGTTATTTTTGTCTGAAAAAAGACTGTTTCTTAAAGCTTCTGGAATCTCCCTGCCTTTACGATGTGACCACGGATGAGCTTTACGAGCTTGACCTCGACTCACTGGAATTTCTAAAAAAGTGCTCAGAAGGCAAGGCCCTACATCCGGGTGGCAATAAAGAGATTGTAGATTTCTGCCTCGCAGAAGGCCTAATTTCAATAGAAGAACGGCCAGGGATTGTTGATTCCCCAGTTCAACAGTCGCCAGTTCCATCCCTCAGGTATCTTGAGCTTCAGATTACAAACAGGTGCAATCTCCGCTGCGGCCATTGTTATCTTGGAAAGCCCGGAGAAATTGATCTCGGCCTTAAAGAAATTAAAAATATACTTGAGGAGCTTGAGGCAATGCAGGGCCTGAGGTTACTCCTCTCAGGAGGAGAACCGTTACTCCATCCGGAATTCTGGAAAATAAATGATCTGCTTCCAGAATTTGCTTTAAGGAGTGTGCTGCTTACAAACGGCACTTTACTGAATACGAAAACAGTCCGCAGACTGAATGTCCACGAAATACAGGTGAGCCTGGACGGACTCGAAGATGGCCATGATTTTCTGAGGGGTAAAGGGACTTTTAAAAAAGCCCTTCACGGGATAACTAATGCAAAGGAGGCTGGCATAAATGTTTCAGTAGCCACAATGGTGCATGTCGGAAATCTTGATGAATTCGATGGACTCGAATCACTGCTAAAAAATTTCGGTATCAGAGACTGGACTGTTGATGTGCCGTGCATTCTCGGCAACTTAAAAGACAATCCTGGTCTTATAGTGCCGGCAGAGGCTTCGTCTGTTTATTTGAATTATGGTTTTGGCAAGACGCTTCATAATTGTGACACAGAAAATTATGCCTGTGGTGCACATCTCATGGCAGTTATGGCTGATGGAACAGCCGCCAAGTGTGCCTTTTTTGCAGATGCCCCTGCAGCAGGAAACATTAAAGATGGCCTCCGGGCTTGCTGGCAGAATATAAAGAAATTTGACCTCGATGAACTCAGGTGCGACTGCGATATGATTGATGAATGTCGCGGTGGCTGCAGGTACAGGGCATTTCTATATGGAGATATTTTAGGGAAAGACCTCGTCAAATGTTATGCCTATGGTATAATTAAAGAAAAGCCTGACATGAAGCCATGGCTATCTTGCGGAAAGGGGGTAAAGGTATGA
- a CDS encoding 3'-phosphoesterase yields MKRFVVQEHHARHLHWDFRLEKEGILKSWAVPKGPPEKKAIKRLAVQVEDHELSYIDFEGTIAEGLYGAGTVKIWDKGIYTMESESLKRLVFELKGRRLTGKYALVHLRENQWLLMKLE; encoded by the coding sequence ATGAAGCGTTTTGTCGTACAGGAGCACCACGCACGCCATCTGCACTGGGATTTCCGTCTTGAAAAAGAAGGGATTCTTAAAAGCTGGGCTGTGCCAAAAGGCCCGCCTGAGAAAAAGGCGATTAAAAGGCTTGCTGTTCAGGTTGAGGACCATGAGCTGAGTTATATTGACTTTGAAGGCACAATAGCCGAAGGTCTTTATGGTGCGGGCACTGTAAAAATCTGGGATAAAGGCATATACACCATGGAATCAGAATCCCTAAAACGCCTGGTATTTGAATTAAAAGGCAGACGGTTGACTGGTAAATACGCCCTCGTCCACCTGAGAGAAAATCAGTGGCTCCTGATGAAGCTCGAATAG
- a CDS encoding DedA family protein, with protein MEEFVVEYGYIAIFIGTFFEGESVLIAGGFFAQSGHLNLVTIITVATIASYVGHTAAFLLALLKGDSFINFLRRFIKIDLTRLNKLVEKYGIFALFISQYIYGFRLLSAAFFGLMRMGPYKYFLLQFISCLTWACLMTFLGYFFGFTIKELIGDIKKYEIPIAIGIVITGFVIWIIKDVKKRRNL; from the coding sequence CTGGAGGAGTTCGTAGTCGAATATGGCTACATTGCTATCTTTATCGGCACCTTTTTCGAAGGAGAAAGTGTTCTTATTGCAGGTGGGTTTTTTGCCCAGTCCGGCCATCTTAACCTTGTAACAATAATTACCGTAGCAACCATTGCTTCTTATGTAGGTCACACAGCAGCTTTTCTTTTAGCCCTTTTAAAGGGTGATAGCTTTATAAATTTTCTCCGCAGGTTTATTAAAATAGACCTGACAAGACTTAATAAATTAGTTGAAAAATACGGCATCTTTGCACTCTTCATTTCCCAGTATATTTATGGTTTCAGACTCCTTAGCGCAGCCTTCTTTGGCCTGATGAGGATGGGCCCTTATAAATATTTTCTCCTCCAGTTTATAAGCTGCCTTACATGGGCATGTCTGATGACATTTTTAGGTTATTTCTTTGGCTTTACAATTAAAGAACTCATTGGAGATATTAAAAAATATGAAATCCCGATTGCCATAGGGATTGTGATTACCGGGTTTGTTATATGGATAATAAAGGATGTAAAGAAAAGACGAAACTTATAA